The DNA window aaaaaatgatttttaaaaaataaaaaaaaatcattgacatgtattttccctcttttcaaaaatattgatggaaaCCGTAATCATTAactaattaacatttaaaaatatttgtaaaatatattttaaacatcaaaaggattttttttcctttttctttcaattttatttaaggGGAAAATCTCaacactttttattatttatgttttcaattccTTTGATTTTCCcccaattttattaaaaatatccctaattaatttttttttctattttgtatttagataattattttgataccaCGTATCGTCTTCCTATTGATCAACAGTAAGTCAAGAATGATGTCGAATCAAGAAGCTCCGTCATAGAAGAGTCGACGTGTCTTAAAGGTGAAAGTGGAAGTACTGGTATAAAccaaaactgaataaaaaagcTGATATAATTGAAATTCAACATGACACGTAACACATGACGATTATTTGCCTATGTATAgtctttgcttttaaaaatcaaatgacacgGAACACATGACGATTATTTGCCTGTATACAGAgtctttgcttttaaaaatcaatttgagtACGAAGATCTGTTCCTCAAATACGATACTTGCAAGGCACTACTCTCTCATCCTACCAACTTCCAGAAAAGACAGAAGCTTTCTCCCTTCCATTCTGAGGTTAAtgaccaataaaatatataaccgaatctaataataataataataagaagctCTTTGTGTCCGACGAGaagctaaagaaaaaaactaaaggggTGTTTTGTCCTGTTCAACCAGAGTtttgcataatttttaaaaacataatcagtttttttatgtttttaaattattttaaaaaataatagttatcaCCATGACACCTGTCAACCATGGCTGCTGCAATCGTAGAATTGTAATCGGGTTACATACGGGGGAGAATTATCCTAAGAACCCATAACTGATTGGAACGTCGATTCAATTATATGTAAAAATGAATTACAAACAGAAGCCAACAGCTGATTAAACTCGGGCTAAAATAACATGTATATCATCCCTTAGGATTGTTAGCGTATCTGGCTAATATCGTCAACTTTATTACCGTTGATGGGATTGATCTCGAGGAATTGATCTTGTGTTTGATTAAATTTGCTTCCTTACTTGATATTTAAAGAACATAAACTATTTCACAAAAACTTTAGACACTATGTAACcgtaaattattgaaaaagaagatcaaaatattttgttcatAAACTTCTCTTCTTTAGATCACTGCATCCATGGCGTTCAAGGTATTAATTATTGACAGATCATTGCATCCATGGCGTTCAAGGTATTATTGACAAATCACTACCATTCATTTAACCACAATAATAAATTGTAAATCATCATTCTACATTCTATGtaccaaaaaagagaaaaaaataataataataaaacaactcgCACAAAATATGGACAGAAGTAGATCAGAAGCTAAACACGCACATTCACATCCTTCCGGATTCCAATACCTCCAAGGAGGCAAAGTCATCTCCGTTTTGCCTGCCTTGTTGACTCACGACACGAGCATTCATGGGCTGCAAATCGAGTGCATTCATAGACTGCCCTGCATTTGTATTGGAACGTGACTCCTCCAAAGCCCGGAAATATGCATAAGGTCCCCATCCTGAAGTCAAGAAAGTGCGCGCAGGGACGGCTTAGAACAATTcatcaaagaaacaaaagtgcAAACACAGAGTCGCTCTTATTCTGATAGATCTTGTCATGAAAAATCCATTAACAGGAAGATCCAGCACTGCTTGAGATAGGATGAACTTCTAATGTCTaatgaaataattaacaaaGATCTTTTTATGAACATCTTATCCAGAAGCCTAGAAAACATGAAGCACATCGCAGGAGTAAATGAGTTAGTGAAACAAAGGCAATAGAAATCTTACCTTCATCGGTGTAAGGGGGTGGGAAAAACTGTGAATAGCAGAATGTTGCCACAACCAGCCCTGCTACCATATAAAGctaatcaagttaaattttgaaatgCATATTTATCTACCTTTCTCTACCAGTCATTGATAGCAGAAAAAACAGACCTAGAAGGCCTCCAGCGAACACATCTTGCCAATGATGCCAGTAATCATCAACTCGAGAGATGGCGACAAGAGACGCAGCAAGtagaggaagaaaaacaatgcATAGTTTTCCCACGTGCCCTTTCCGATCAAATGCCTTGATTTTTCCAGATAGGTACAGTGAGAGAAAACCTAATCCAGCAAAGGACCCTGCGTTGCAGTACTAATTTTTATCAGTCGATTTAATGAGTCCTGACATGATATTCAAATATCTCCTTCGAAACACTTACTGCTTGGAATGCTgctatgaaaaaacaagtattttGTGCCTGAAAAGTAACCTAAGCCTTATTCGGCGAGAACTTGAAAGTACTTAATTTCTCGATTTTTTGCACAGTTGAGTTAATGGTCTCTGTCTTTGAAAATTACCCAAGACATGGGAAATGCTAAATGGAAAGTGGACAAATAATAGCATCAGGAAAGTTTCAAATTTCCATTTCATAGTTTCCCTCGAGGTCATGTTGATCGAAATACAATTTTGAACTTACATATAATGTTATCATCTCATGGTTGATGTACAGATCACAGCACAAATTAGCCATAACAAGACGGATAAGCATTGCAGGATGTAGATGGAACTGTAGCTTACATGAAGTATGACCGCTTGGGAAGCTTTTATGTCCTTCCTTAACGTCACTTCCTTTACCATGACATATTACATTTCCCCACCTATCATAGAGCTGAACAacgcaaaacaaataaataaagaagttaTAAGGATTGAAAATAGTAAATAGTGCCTAGTAAACacgacaaaaataattaatattaaggtCTATATCAGAATGCAGCCACTAGCTGGGGAAATATTAAgttcaaggaaaaagaaatattcaagaaaaaattaaggcCGGCTTATTGAAATGGTCAAAACCAGCTCAACTGCTGTCAAGGTATTGCTTTTAAAAacaacagagagagagaaaattgttAGGATGTACAGCTCTTATGAAAAAGATAATTAGACATAATTATTACAAAGACCAAAAATTTGTATGTTCAAAAAATGCATCGAAGAGTTCAAGAAAGGGAAAACAGAGACATACATCCTTCCCGTCAGGAAAGCAACGCCAAAAGAAGTCCGGTCGAGGCCTGCCGACAGCATTTTTTATTGCATCCGTGATGACAGCAGTAATCAGCACAGAAAATAAGAGGCCTGATCTTGATTGCGTAGAgaatattcattaatatttactTAGAACAAGACAAACATGGAAGAAACAAAAAGGTACAGGTCAAACATAAAAAGCATAGTGCAAATGGAATTACCTAAGATGCTGTGATGCAGATCATAGACGTCTTTTCTTCTAATGtaaactaaaaggaaaacagCAACGGGCAACAAAACTGCATACAACTGAATATCAAAACGGTAAAGACCCCGATGAATTATATACTCATTGCCAGCAACACAGAAGCCCAATCAGAAATATTGAGAAACTATGCAATCTAAATTTGGCTTGGGATGTTCAATCGATGCACACCTTTCTGAAAACTTGAACCCCTTCCATATAACAAACAACTTGAAAAGTTAATGCTGAAGAAAACTTACAGGCACGGTCCATACAGGTACCGTGTTCTCTTTCATGGGATATTTCAGGTCTGTCATCATATCCTTTCCCACGAACCGGTAAAATGGATGGATTACGTAGAGAATGACCTCAATCACCACAAGTAGCAGTAAAATAAGCCAATCGTGCATGTGATCCCTCGCAAGTTTGGCTCCATGAGATTTGATAGTGTGTGTACCCATCCCCGCCTCCCTCACTCTGCCCTGTTATTGAGAGTcagaaaattacaaaagaaaaaaaaatccgctCGGACCGGCAAGGTGAAGTAACAAAATCTGATTTCTCATTCAAATTCGTACAGTACTCTACTTGTATACaactataaatttatctttgtcTAGTAAGACATCGGTTCTTGCTTGAAACTGTTGATTAGAACTAGCAAACAATTGAAGCATTGAGGCACATCTTTACCGATAGAGAAACATGGTGAAAGAGAAAACCCAGGACTCAGAGTCCATAAAATCTAGTTTTAAGACCTGTTCGTTGACCAATCCCCATAAATTCATGGACCACTTTCGTCCATTATCCATAGCCACGGCAACATGTAATCCCCCAGAAAGCAAAAACCTTTCATCATAACTTCACAATCCAAAATAGCAAATATCTtttcaaacataattaaacattGATGAATATTTATCTTAACAAATTTGCctccaaaattaaattagtcCTGTGATGATGACATGTTTATAACCTGAacataaaaaggtaaaaaaccacacaaacacacacacacacacacacacacacaatgacCAACAAACCTGGAAGATACCACGGAAATCCGGGAGAGAGAAATATGACATCATGTTCCTCCACGCCATCGATGCACAAACTCAGCAATGAGATTCTTTTCTGCGCAAGAAAATAAAGCACCCAGCAAAGGGAAAGAACGTTAGTTGATTTGGAATGAGAGCAAGATAGAAGGAAAACGGAGAACGAGAAAATGGTGGCAAAGAGTATCAGTCAGTGACAagaaagatggaaaaaaatggaatctctttatctttaacagggaggggaggggaagataaaacaaaaaaagaaaagaagtgtgGGTAGTAAAACAAGGCAATGATTGAGCACGCATTACACGGCCAAAAAAGGTGAATACGAACCATATACTGTTATTATACAGCATTCAAAGTTAAGACCTGTTTGAAAGGGAAAAAGACAATGCTTGCACTCTTGTATGGGACATCGCCGGCAAGAGAGCGGCTTTAGTTTTGACGGTTACggagagaaaatgaaagagaagATTGAGGGCACTTTGAAATCGATATCTTTGCCCCCTGCGCTGGCGGTTAAGATTTTCTAGAGATAAGCCCGATTAGTTAGAGGCCCTGTGTTTTATAGGAGGCGTCTTCGTTTTACCTTCGAACGAGTATCGATGCTTGACAATGGTGGTCACCAATAAAAAGTTCGATTATCTATCGTTTGGTTAGGCCGGTTGGAGTTTGGTGTGAACGTGTGGACCCAGCGGATGGGGAGTCAGAAGTTACAACCGCGAAACGGCAACTTCCATGACTTCCAGCGACGACGACGTTTTCATACATGCGAGAGACAATCGGAAAGAAACAACTCTTCAAGGCCCttccttctctccttttttcttttactattcCTCGATGAGATTTTGAAAGTCACATTTTTCTACAACAAGGATTTTTCTAAAATACGTCTTGAATATTGCACGTTGAgaagcatagttttaagacctggCCCGGTGGTTGACCCGGTCCAAGGctcgggttccgggttttgatcGGGTCACTGGGTCTCGgctgggtaaaaaaaaaattttaactttttttaaaaaaatcaaaacgacatcgttttagcaaaaaaaaataaaaatcaacgggtTTGGGGCTGGATGTTGACCGGGTCTTGTCGGGTCAACCGGGTTCCGGGTTGACCCACCTGGTCGACCGGGTCTGGCTGGGCCAATTCCCAAACGGGTTTTGGCcttcacccggaccggtcccatacccgggtcggccgggtcccggatcgacccgccgggccagtccgggttttaaaactatgttcAGAAGTATTATTTCTTCAAAATCCCTCCGACTCTTGAATCATTGGCCATTCTATATTTGATTCGGATTGTATAGggtattgaattttattttttttcaaaactacaataaaactaaaaggtTGTTCACTTCCTCACGGTTacatagttgattttttttttcatcactcaattttaatttctttaattttatctttcatgttatgtttttatctttattttttgcgttgatattttctatatttacaTGTTGACAGTTCAAAGTGTTTGACCAGagtttctaattttattacgaACTAATTTAATGAGAATTTATTGAAATTGGTAAAATAAAACACAGTTAAAAGAAAGATAACCAAACTTATGTATGTATATTCTTACAGGAtctatgtatgtatgtatgtatgtatattctTACAGGAtctatgtatgtatgtatgtatgtatattctTACAGGATCTATGTAAGCCTCCAAAATTATGTCCATACCCAGTTAAATTATGGACTTTGAAATTGAATTCTTCCTTCCAGCTTTTATAGTTATGAATCTATGCCTAAAGGCCCAAAACTATGACCAGAGAAGTTAGATATCACCTGCACATCACGTTTTGTGAAACCCAGTGTGTAGCTCTGATCTCTACTTCCGTGGGCCTCGAGATCAGGCTCTAGTATTTTTTTGGGTAGTGGTTCGGTGACACATGGGGCCTGTGACAGAGCCCGCCAAAAGCTTGGGGATTATGACGATGCTTGAAGAATAAGATTCACGACGGCCGACGCCATTGATCATGACCAAGGCTTTGAATTTTGATTGCTTCAAAAATCTCTGCGTTGACATTGATCGCAACGATGATAAAATgatctttttaatttacaaaagtttcaatgaattgaGAGAATACATAGGTGTTAAATTCAAAACAAGCCAAGGGCACGTgttattagaaaattttttccctctttttcaaGACAATAAGAGTTCCTATAGCCTACTATAaaagatgttaaaaaatattaattactggtcaaaaaattaataaaggtattgaatattatgtctctttatttccttttttatcatttttcatcacaaagttttcttgtattttaa is part of the Populus alba chromosome 10, ASM523922v2, whole genome shotgun sequence genome and encodes:
- the LOC118057900 gene encoding lipid phosphate phosphatase 2, which codes for MAWRNMMSYFSLPDFRGIFQGRVREAGMGTHTIKSHGAKLARDHMHDWLILLLLVVIEVILYVIHPFYRFVGKDMMTDLKYPMKENTVPVWTVPLYAVLLPVAVFLLVYIRRKDVYDLHHSILGLLFSVLITAVITDAIKNAVGRPRPDFFWRCFPDGKDLYDRWGNVICHGKGSDVKEGHKSFPSGHTSWSFAGLGFLSLYLSGKIKAFDRKGHVGKLCIVFLPLLAASLVAISRVDDYWHHWQDVFAGGLLGLVVATFCYSQFFPPPYTDEGWGPYAYFRALEESRSNTNAGQSMNALDLQPMNARVVSQQGRQNGDDFASLEVLESGRM